A region from the Halosolutus gelatinilyticus genome encodes:
- a CDS encoding fumarylacetoacetate hydrolase family protein, producing MRYYRLSRGGEYRLLAVENETAYDITAVKPRLDSFVDLAAAADIADESVDRLASELTATAPAVDVDPAAVRRPLRPDEVWAAGVTYEISEEAREAESGMPEMYLQAYEAERPEIFFKATPSRTVGPGEAIGIRADSTWDVPEPELGIVLYDGEVVGYTIGNDVSSREIEGENPLYLPQAKMYERCCSIGPAIASVDSVGDPHELTMSMEISRDGDVLYHGETSTGNMARTCDELVEYWLDHNAVPELGVLLTGTSLVPDDGFTLQPDDEVRIVIDEIGELSNPVMEV from the coding sequence ATGCGCTACTATCGCCTTTCCAGAGGCGGTGAGTATCGACTGCTCGCCGTCGAGAATGAGACAGCGTACGATATCACGGCCGTCAAGCCGCGACTCGACAGTTTCGTCGATCTCGCGGCCGCCGCGGACATCGCCGACGAGAGCGTCGACCGGCTCGCGTCCGAACTAACCGCCACCGCGCCGGCCGTTGACGTCGACCCGGCGGCGGTGCGCCGTCCCCTGAGGCCGGACGAAGTGTGGGCCGCGGGCGTCACCTACGAGATCAGCGAGGAGGCCCGCGAGGCCGAAAGCGGCATGCCCGAGATGTACCTTCAGGCCTACGAGGCCGAGCGCCCGGAGATCTTCTTCAAAGCGACGCCCAGCCGAACCGTCGGCCCGGGCGAGGCGATCGGAATCCGCGCCGACTCGACGTGGGACGTCCCCGAGCCGGAACTGGGGATCGTCCTCTACGACGGCGAGGTCGTCGGCTACACCATCGGAAACGACGTGAGCAGCCGCGAGATCGAGGGCGAAAACCCGTTGTACCTCCCCCAGGCGAAGATGTACGAACGGTGCTGTTCGATCGGCCCCGCGATCGCGTCGGTCGACTCCGTCGGCGACCCGCACGAACTGACGATGTCGATGGAGATCAGCCGCGACGGCGACGTCCTCTACCACGGCGAGACCTCGACCGGCAACATGGCCCGCACCTGCGACGAACTGGTCGAGTACTGGCTGGACCACAACGCCGTTCCCGAACTTGGCGTCTTGCTCACCGGAACCTCGCTCGTTCCGGACGACGGGTTCACGCTCCAGCCGGACGACGAGGTCCGCATCGTGATCGACGAGATCGGCGAACTCTCGAACC
- a CDS encoding mandelate racemase family protein, whose product MAPTITRIESREFEYPLADIGTDEHGFNLVYEPGETTYRKLFGIRIHTDEGITGEYVGGNSPAAAQYNIIAKYLIGKNPLKREKHWSEIKRALRKYDRMGIGPIDIALWDFAGKYYDAPIHELLGTYRERIPAYASTYHGDDAGGLDSPEAFADFAEDCRDRGFGGFKIHGWGGGDEARDLTREIEAVHAVGERVGDEMDLMHDPACELETFADALELGRALDAEGFFWYEDPFRDGGISQHAHRKLARKLDTPILQTEHVRGLESKSDFAANDATDFLRADPEYDAGITGAIKVARMAEAFGLDVEFHAPGPAQRHCIAACRNSNYYELALVHPKCQNTQPPVYRGDYSDMMSAVDEDGTVSVPDGPGLGVEYDWDYIEENTTGSVHVYE is encoded by the coding sequence ATGGCACCGACGATTACGCGGATCGAGAGTCGCGAATTCGAGTATCCGCTGGCGGACATCGGCACGGACGAACACGGGTTCAATCTCGTCTACGAGCCCGGCGAGACGACCTACCGGAAACTGTTCGGGATCCGAATCCACACGGACGAGGGAATCACCGGCGAGTACGTCGGCGGGAACTCCCCGGCCGCGGCTCAATACAACATCATCGCGAAGTACCTGATCGGGAAGAATCCGCTGAAACGCGAGAAACACTGGTCGGAGATCAAGCGCGCCCTCCGCAAGTACGATCGGATGGGGATCGGCCCGATCGACATCGCGCTGTGGGACTTTGCGGGCAAGTACTACGACGCGCCGATCCACGAGCTGCTGGGTACCTACCGCGAGCGCATTCCCGCCTACGCCTCCACCTACCACGGGGACGACGCCGGCGGCCTCGACTCGCCGGAGGCGTTCGCCGACTTCGCCGAGGACTGTCGCGATCGCGGGTTCGGCGGGTTCAAGATCCACGGCTGGGGCGGCGGCGACGAGGCCCGCGACCTGACGCGAGAGATCGAGGCCGTCCACGCCGTCGGCGAGCGGGTCGGCGACGAGATGGACCTGATGCACGATCCGGCCTGTGAACTCGAGACGTTCGCCGACGCCCTCGAACTCGGTCGCGCGCTGGATGCGGAAGGGTTCTTCTGGTACGAGGACCCGTTCCGCGACGGCGGGATTTCCCAGCACGCCCACCGGAAGCTCGCCCGGAAACTCGACACGCCGATCCTCCAGACGGAACACGTGCGCGGACTCGAGAGTAAATCGGACTTCGCCGCCAACGACGCCACGGACTTCCTGCGCGCCGACCCCGAGTACGACGCCGGCATCACGGGAGCGATCAAGGTGGCGCGGATGGCCGAGGCCTTCGGCCTCGACGTGGAGTTCCACGCGCCCGGTCCCGCACAGCGCCACTGCATCGCGGCGTGTCGAAACTCCAACTACTACGAGCTGGCGCTCGTCCATCCGAAGTGTCAGAACACCCAACCGCCCGTCTACCGGGGCGACTACTCCGACATGATGAGTGCCGTCGACGAGGACGGAACTGTCTCGGTCCCCGACGGCCCCGGCCTGGGTGTCGAGTACGACTGGGACTACATCGAGGAGAACACGACCGGAAGCGTCCACGTCTACGAGTAA
- a CDS encoding aldehyde dehydrogenase family protein, protein MSDQRLNFIGGEWTESQTGETFETIDPANPGEVIATYPRSNAEDTERAIEAAAEASDEWAATPGPERGRVLTKTGSLLDQRADELTELLVREEGKTRSEAGGEVQRAIDIFHYYGSKASDLGGTVKSSSARDTNLYTKTEPLGVAGLITPWNYPIAIPAWKIAPALAAGNAVVIKPASLAPGVVHEIADALAEAGLPDGVCNVVTGPGSEVGSTIAGHEDVDAVSFTGSTAVGNTVYDTATEDGKRVQLEMGGKNPTVVGASADVEEAADIVANGAFGVTGQACTACSRAIVHEELYEEFVDAVVDRAAAIEHGHGLDDPDMGPHVSESELESTLEYVGIAEDEGATLEHGGSALDREGYFVEPTVFSDVDPEMTLAQEEVFGPVLAVIPVSDFDEGVRVANDVDYGLSASVVTDDHTEANRFVEEIEAGVVKVNEKTTGLELHVPFGGMKASSSETYREQGDAALDFYTISKTVYDNY, encoded by the coding sequence ATGTCCGACCAGCGGTTGAACTTCATTGGCGGCGAGTGGACCGAATCGCAGACCGGAGAGACGTTCGAGACGATCGACCCCGCGAATCCCGGGGAGGTCATCGCGACCTACCCGCGGTCCAACGCTGAGGACACCGAACGGGCCATCGAGGCGGCCGCCGAGGCCAGCGACGAGTGGGCCGCGACGCCCGGCCCCGAGCGCGGTCGCGTCCTCACGAAGACCGGCTCCCTGCTTGATCAGCGCGCGGACGAGCTGACCGAACTGCTCGTCCGCGAGGAGGGCAAGACCCGAAGCGAGGCCGGCGGCGAGGTACAACGGGCCATCGACATCTTCCACTACTACGGCTCGAAGGCCAGCGACCTCGGCGGCACGGTCAAAAGCTCCAGCGCCCGCGACACGAACCTCTACACGAAAACCGAACCCCTCGGCGTCGCCGGCCTGATCACGCCGTGGAACTACCCGATCGCCATCCCGGCCTGGAAGATCGCACCGGCCCTGGCCGCCGGCAACGCGGTCGTCATCAAGCCCGCCTCGCTCGCGCCCGGCGTCGTCCACGAGATCGCCGACGCGCTCGCGGAGGCCGGCCTCCCCGACGGCGTCTGCAACGTCGTCACAGGTCCCGGCAGCGAGGTCGGCAGCACCATCGCGGGCCACGAGGACGTCGACGCCGTCTCCTTCACCGGCAGCACCGCGGTCGGCAACACCGTCTACGACACCGCGACCGAGGACGGCAAGCGCGTCCAGCTCGAGATGGGCGGGAAGAACCCGACGGTCGTCGGCGCCAGTGCGGACGTCGAGGAGGCGGCCGACATCGTCGCCAACGGCGCCTTCGGCGTGACCGGCCAGGCCTGTACCGCCTGCTCCCGAGCCATCGTCCACGAGGAACTTTACGAGGAGTTCGTCGACGCCGTCGTCGATCGGGCCGCGGCCATCGAGCACGGCCACGGCCTCGACGATCCGGACATGGGCCCCCACGTCAGCGAGTCCGAGCTCGAGAGCACGCTGGAGTACGTCGGAATCGCCGAGGACGAGGGCGCTACCCTCGAACACGGCGGATCCGCGCTCGATCGAGAGGGGTACTTCGTCGAGCCCACGGTCTTCTCGGACGTCGACCCCGAGATGACCCTCGCGCAGGAGGAAGTCTTCGGGCCGGTGCTCGCCGTCATCCCCGTTAGCGACTTCGACGAGGGCGTCCGCGTCGCCAACGACGTCGATTACGGGCTCTCGGCCAGCGTCGTCACGGACGACCACACCGAGGCCAACCGCTTCGTCGAGGAGATCGAAGCCGGCGTCGTGAAGGTCAACGAGAAGACGACCGGGCTCGAACTCCACGTCCCCTTCGGCGGGATGAAGGCCTCCTCGAGCGAGACCTACCGCGAGCAGGGCGACGCGGCCCTCGACTTCTACACGATCAGCAAGACGGTCTACGACAACTACTGA
- a CDS encoding glycoside hydrolase family 3 N-terminal domain-containing protein produces MQTSPDRGVVGTSAERRVEGLLDEMTIEEKVAQLGSVNADKLLDDDGELDEEAVRAHLSTGIGHLTRIGGEGGLSPREAAERINELQSFLATETRLGIPAIPHEECLSGYMGPEGTTFPQMIGMASTWSPDLLAAVTGTVRDQLEAIGTAHALSPVLDVARDLRWGRVEETFGEDPYLVAAMACSYVEGLQGDGDGVSATLKHFVGHGAGEGGKNRSSVNLGRRELRETHMFPFEAAVRTANAESVMNAYHDVDGVPCASDEWLLTDVLRGEWGFDGTVVSDYYSVEFLRSEHGVAADEREAGVAAVEAGIDVELPSTDCYGDHLAEAVADGELAEETIDEAVRRVLRAKARKGLLDDSTVDPDAATAPFGTDEARELAERAARESMTLLKNDDELLPLVGEETDVVAVIGPKADDAQELMGDYAYPAHYPEEEVELDATTPLDAVRERADEYGFDVRYERGCTTTGPETDGFDAAAGAAADADVAIAFVGARSAVDFSDSDKERINKPSVATSGEGCDVVDLGLPGVQRDLVERLHETGTPVAVVVVSGKPHSIEWIAEEVPAVVQAWLPGERGGEGVAAVLFGEHNPAGHLPVSVPRTVGQLPIHYNRKPNTANEEYVYTESDPLYPFGHGLSYTEFEYGDLSLSTEELPPAGAIAATVTVENVGDVAGTDVVQLYASAENPDLARPVQELVGFERVSLEPGEAKRVTFEVDASQLAYHDRNVDLVVEEGPYEFRIGRSAADVVSTASVEVTGTKTVPSTGRTYFAETDVEYTDP; encoded by the coding sequence ATGCAAACCAGTCCGGACCGCGGCGTCGTCGGGACGTCCGCCGAGCGCCGCGTCGAGGGGCTCCTCGACGAGATGACGATCGAGGAGAAGGTCGCACAGCTCGGTTCGGTGAACGCCGACAAACTCCTGGACGACGACGGCGAACTCGACGAAGAGGCCGTGAGGGCCCACCTCTCCACGGGGATCGGCCATCTGACCCGGATCGGCGGCGAAGGGGGCCTCTCTCCGCGGGAGGCGGCCGAACGGATCAACGAACTCCAGTCGTTCCTCGCGACGGAGACGCGTCTCGGGATCCCCGCGATCCCGCACGAGGAGTGTCTCAGCGGCTACATGGGTCCGGAGGGGACGACGTTCCCGCAGATGATCGGGATGGCGAGCACGTGGTCGCCCGACCTCCTCGCGGCGGTCACTGGCACCGTTCGCGACCAGCTCGAGGCCATCGGAACCGCGCACGCGCTTTCCCCGGTCCTCGACGTCGCTCGCGACCTCCGGTGGGGACGCGTCGAGGAGACGTTCGGCGAGGACCCCTACCTGGTCGCGGCGATGGCGTGCAGCTACGTCGAGGGGCTCCAGGGGGACGGCGACGGCGTCTCGGCGACGCTCAAGCACTTCGTCGGCCACGGCGCCGGCGAGGGCGGGAAGAACCGCAGTTCCGTCAACCTCGGCCGACGAGAGCTCCGCGAGACTCACATGTTCCCCTTCGAGGCGGCCGTCCGAACGGCGAACGCCGAGTCGGTCATGAACGCCTATCACGACGTCGACGGGGTCCCGTGCGCCAGCGACGAGTGGCTCCTGACCGACGTACTCCGCGGCGAATGGGGGTTCGACGGGACCGTCGTCTCGGACTACTACAGCGTCGAGTTCCTCCGAAGCGAACACGGCGTCGCCGCGGACGAGCGGGAGGCGGGCGTCGCGGCCGTCGAAGCCGGGATCGACGTCGAACTTCCCTCCACCGACTGCTACGGCGACCATCTCGCCGAGGCCGTCGCGGACGGAGAACTCGCCGAGGAGACGATCGACGAGGCGGTTCGCCGCGTCCTCCGCGCGAAGGCCCGGAAGGGCCTCCTCGACGACTCGACGGTCGATCCCGACGCGGCGACGGCCCCGTTCGGAACCGACGAGGCGAGGGAACTCGCTGAACGCGCCGCCCGCGAATCGATGACGCTGCTGAAAAACGACGATGAGCTACTCCCACTCGTCGGCGAGGAGACGGACGTGGTCGCGGTGATCGGTCCGAAAGCCGACGACGCCCAGGAACTCATGGGCGACTACGCCTACCCCGCCCACTACCCCGAGGAGGAGGTCGAACTCGACGCGACGACGCCGCTCGACGCCGTCCGCGAGCGGGCCGACGAGTACGGATTCGACGTGCGCTACGAACGGGGGTGTACGACGACCGGACCCGAGACGGACGGATTCGACGCGGCCGCGGGCGCCGCCGCGGACGCCGACGTCGCGATCGCGTTCGTCGGCGCTCGCTCTGCGGTCGACTTCTCGGATTCCGACAAGGAGCGGATCAACAAGCCGAGCGTCGCCACCAGCGGCGAGGGCTGTGACGTGGTCGACCTCGGTCTCCCCGGCGTCCAGCGCGACCTCGTCGAGCGACTCCACGAGACCGGGACTCCGGTCGCGGTCGTCGTCGTGAGCGGAAAACCCCACTCGATCGAGTGGATCGCGGAGGAAGTCCCGGCCGTCGTGCAGGCGTGGCTCCCCGGCGAACGCGGCGGCGAGGGCGTCGCCGCCGTTCTGTTCGGCGAACACAACCCCGCCGGCCACCTCCCCGTCTCCGTCCCGCGCACCGTCGGCCAGCTTCCGATCCACTACAATCGGAAACCCAACACCGCGAACGAGGAGTACGTCTACACCGAAAGCGACCCGCTCTACCCCTTCGGCCACGGACTGAGCTACACCGAGTTCGAGTACGGCGACCTCTCGCTGTCGACCGAGGAACTTCCCCCCGCCGGCGCGATCGCTGCGACGGTCACCGTCGAAAACGTCGGCGACGTCGCGGGTACCGACGTCGTCCAGCTGTACGCGAGCGCCGAGAATCCCGACCTGGCGCGGCCGGTTCAGGAACTCGTCGGGTTCGAACGCGTCTCCCTCGAGCCGGGCGAGGCGAAGCGCGTCACGTTCGAGGTAGACGCCTCGCAACTGGCCTACCACGACCGGAACGTCGACCTGGTCGTGGAGGAGGGCCCCTACGAGTTTCGGATCGGCCGCTCGGCCGCCGACGTGGTCTCGACCGCGTCCGTCGAGGTGACCGGAACGAAAACGGTGCCGAGCACCGGTCGAACGTACTTCGCGGAGACGGACGTCGAGTATACCGACCCATGA
- a CDS encoding HEAT repeat domain-containing protein — protein MTTDSPEPLDGVAPESVSPGDVDDAEIRAALSSSNPLVRQRGAAVCETLAAEAVDAVRPFFDDIASLAADDSIAVVLRAIAVLQTVAERDPGALEGRLEGLVDAVETDIADVQLTGARALGTIVVARPALVAPHARRLIAAVRATELDPDVSDFGDVVDDEVTRRTLQDHEEEERTRWIAGRRTLVNVVVAVAEAAPRSTADAVPDLVALLDDADPIVTGGAVDALGELAATNPDAVAPARDPLIDCLDHDQVVVRARAIRALGHLGDDAAVSKLRAVAAADPNGDVRELASDTADFLADAS, from the coding sequence ATGACGACGGATTCACCGGAGCCGCTCGACGGAGTCGCCCCCGAGTCGGTGTCGCCCGGCGACGTCGACGACGCGGAGATCCGCGCCGCCCTTTCCTCGTCGAACCCGCTGGTCCGGCAGCGAGGCGCGGCGGTCTGTGAAACGCTCGCCGCGGAGGCCGTCGACGCCGTGCGTCCGTTCTTCGACGACATCGCCTCGCTCGCCGCCGACGACAGCATCGCGGTCGTGTTGCGCGCGATCGCCGTCCTCCAGACCGTCGCCGAGCGCGACCCGGGAGCGCTCGAGGGGCGGCTGGAGGGGCTCGTCGACGCGGTCGAAACCGACATCGCGGACGTGCAACTGACCGGTGCGCGCGCGCTCGGAACGATCGTCGTGGCCCGCCCCGCGCTCGTCGCGCCGCACGCGCGGCGGTTGATCGCGGCGGTTCGAGCCACCGAACTCGATCCGGACGTGTCCGACTTCGGCGACGTGGTGGACGACGAGGTGACCCGGCGCACCCTCCAAGACCACGAGGAAGAAGAGCGCACCCGGTGGATCGCCGGCCGTCGGACGCTGGTCAACGTTGTCGTCGCCGTCGCCGAAGCGGCGCCGCGGTCGACGGCCGACGCCGTCCCGGACCTCGTGGCGCTGCTGGACGACGCGGACCCGATCGTTACCGGCGGTGCCGTCGACGCCCTCGGCGAACTGGCGGCGACGAACCCGGACGCCGTCGCCCCGGCGCGGGATCCCCTGATCGACTGTCTCGACCACGATCAGGTCGTCGTTCGTGCGCGTGCGATTCGTGCGCTCGGCCACCTCGGGGACGACGCGGCCGTGTCGAAACTGCGGGCGGTAGCCGCGGCTGACCCGAACGGGGACGTCCGGGAACTCGCGAGCGACACCGCGGACTTTCTGGCGGACGCGTCGTAG
- a CDS encoding alpha-glucuronidase family glycosyl hydrolase — MNQYDDCWLRYERVANDDRRASYRRRCRHAYVAEKAPECAAVRDELRRALPGLLGVDPHLWQHPPTTVDGFLAVGTPDDMAMIAESVPVDDVADLADGGYLLRSVTWNDADCLVVTAATDRGLVYGTFHLLRLLALGEPIDDLDVREEPTYENRLLNQWDTPFRRSVERGYGGESIFDWERLPDLRPRYEAYARLLASVGIDGIVLNNVNTTKPPRESANGAFDAFEGWQLLESRRLEDFTGLASLFRRYGIRTYLSVNFASPMLVGDLDTADPLDEGVKAWWRRKADEIYDLVPDFGGFLVKADSEGQPGPYDYDRDHVDGANAIAAALEPHGGRVWWRAFVYGTHEDRAVQAYDTFEPLDGDFADNVTVQIKNGPIDFQPREPASTLFGAMPETNLGLELQLAQEYTGQGVHATYHLPMWKETLEFDTRADGEGTPVKSLLRGPGQGVVGVGNVGEDYNWTGHYLAQANLYAFGRTAWDPDLSAETITDEWVRQTFGADETVVETVVEILRDSWTACIDYQTGGLGLMHMMHNGEEYLENHYYPSPEEWPGYHGASEDGIGVDRTESGSGYVAQYPDPIAERYGAVETCPEELLLFFHHLPWDHELADGTTVIQRLYDNCFAGVEEVERLRDRWRSLEGCVDERRYRHVADRFDEQVAQAERWRDVLTAYFRDRSGIPDERGRVQEK, encoded by the coding sequence ATGAATCAGTACGACGACTGCTGGCTTCGGTACGAGCGCGTTGCGAACGACGATCGGCGCGCCTCGTACCGGCGGCGGTGTAGACACGCGTACGTGGCCGAGAAGGCCCCCGAGTGCGCCGCGGTCCGGGACGAACTCCGGCGGGCGCTGCCCGGCCTGCTGGGGGTGGACCCGCACCTCTGGCAGCACCCGCCGACGACGGTCGACGGGTTCCTGGCCGTCGGCACGCCGGACGACATGGCGATGATCGCCGAGTCGGTGCCGGTCGACGACGTCGCTGACCTCGCGGACGGCGGCTACCTCCTCCGGTCGGTCACCTGGAACGACGCGGACTGTCTCGTCGTGACCGCCGCCACCGATCGGGGCCTGGTGTACGGGACGTTCCACCTCCTCCGACTACTGGCCCTCGGCGAACCGATCGACGACCTCGACGTCCGCGAGGAGCCGACGTACGAGAACCGGCTGCTCAACCAGTGGGATACGCCCTTCCGCCGATCGGTCGAGCGCGGCTACGGCGGCGAGTCGATCTTCGACTGGGAGCGACTGCCCGATCTCCGGCCGCGGTACGAGGCTTACGCCCGGCTGCTGGCCTCGGTCGGAATCGACGGGATCGTCCTCAACAACGTCAACACGACGAAGCCGCCCCGCGAGAGCGCGAACGGCGCGTTCGACGCCTTCGAGGGGTGGCAACTGCTCGAGTCACGGCGGCTCGAGGACTTCACCGGGCTCGCGTCGCTGTTCCGGCGGTACGGGATCCGGACGTACCTCTCGGTCAACTTCGCGTCGCCGATGCTGGTCGGCGACCTCGACACCGCCGACCCGCTCGACGAGGGCGTCAAAGCGTGGTGGCGGCGGAAGGCCGACGAGATCTACGACCTCGTGCCGGACTTCGGCGGCTTCCTCGTCAAGGCCGACTCGGAGGGCCAGCCCGGGCCCTACGACTACGACCGGGATCACGTAGACGGCGCGAACGCGATCGCGGCGGCGCTCGAGCCCCACGGCGGCCGCGTCTGGTGGCGGGCGTTCGTCTACGGCACCCACGAGGACCGGGCGGTACAGGCCTACGACACGTTCGAACCGCTGGACGGCGACTTCGCCGACAACGTCACCGTCCAGATCAAGAACGGCCCGATCGACTTCCAGCCCCGCGAGCCCGCGTCGACGCTGTTCGGCGCGATGCCGGAGACGAACCTCGGACTCGAGCTCCAGCTCGCCCAGGAGTACACGGGCCAGGGCGTCCACGCGACCTACCACCTCCCGATGTGGAAGGAGACCCTCGAGTTCGACACCCGCGCCGACGGCGAGGGGACGCCGGTGAAGTCCCTCCTGCGCGGCCCGGGACAGGGCGTCGTCGGCGTCGGCAACGTCGGCGAGGACTACAACTGGACCGGCCACTACCTCGCCCAGGCAAACCTCTACGCCTTCGGGCGGACGGCCTGGGACCCCGACCTGTCGGCCGAGACGATCACCGACGAGTGGGTCCGGCAGACGTTCGGCGCGGACGAGACCGTCGTCGAGACGGTCGTGGAGATCCTCCGCGACTCGTGGACGGCCTGTATCGACTACCAGACCGGCGGCCTCGGCCTGATGCACATGATGCACAACGGCGAGGAGTACCTCGAGAACCACTACTACCCGTCGCCCGAGGAGTGGCCCGGCTACCACGGCGCGAGCGAGGACGGGATCGGCGTCGATCGGACCGAGAGCGGGAGCGGCTACGTCGCCCAGTACCCCGACCCGATCGCCGAGCGCTACGGCGCCGTCGAGACGTGTCCCGAGGAACTCCTCCTCTTCTTCCACCACCTCCCCTGGGATCACGAACTCGCTGACGGGACGACCGTGATCCAGCGGCTCTACGACAACTGCTTCGCGGGCGTCGAGGAGGTCGAACGGCTCCGCGACCGCTGGCGCAGCCTCGAAGGGTGCGTGGACGAGCGGCGGTACCGCCACGTCGCCGATCGGTTCGACGAGCAGGTCGCGCAGGCCGAGCGGTGGCGCGACGTGCTCACCGCGTACTTCCGAGACCGCTCCGGCATTCCTGACGAGCGCGGGCGCGTGCAAGAGAAGTAG
- a CDS encoding ABC transporter substrate-binding protein: MLTVAGVSGVAALAGCAGGSESGGATYVNAYTGNPADLHFNTSAIQNYAWPAGRAVFAPFMKYSFTTKEFLYGALDDLQVDGEEVTLTFRDDLTWDDGDEWTTDDLDVQLQLAEMTGSSLWGYLDDYEIVDKKTARLHLSGPTNSQIIKFELTNFFVDTKMDTHEQWLDKDVSEFLRWAWEDPVASGMFSFVSKDQQAFEFEPNPEFYNADNVNIETLLIESYGGNTAQHQALMTGTEIDASTSLFAPPDIVEQFPDHVVEVGIPAKWGYGIVFNHDDPHFGQREVRQAVAHVINRQNLVDNAGKRSKFVTPTPCGIAPHDQEYWLDDWMDDFETYGADASQTEEAAELLESVGYSRENGTWQDGDGNTIGGEYYSPAGWTDWTTMTNTVRDQLNEFGFDFSVSTKPTNDWFSHYSDSNFAMGSLYWLPGGSRSSFPYFPLRYQLWEEEIGGGHNYREKAQSEQTIPDRDGGEMTLTPLDVVDEIARQPDDDAARPYVQQAAWHNHIELPFLGLVSKYEQSWLTNDEWTVAAEDSPNRQVKWPQFWWAHEGELQYDG, translated from the coding sequence ATGCTGACGGTGGCGGGTGTGTCCGGTGTCGCGGCCCTGGCCGGCTGTGCCGGCGGCAGCGAATCGGGTGGGGCGACCTACGTCAACGCGTACACCGGGAATCCGGCCGACCTTCACTTCAACACGTCGGCGATCCAGAACTACGCGTGGCCCGCGGGCCGAGCGGTGTTCGCGCCGTTCATGAAGTACTCGTTCACGACGAAGGAGTTCCTGTACGGGGCGCTCGACGATCTTCAGGTCGACGGCGAGGAAGTCACGCTCACCTTCCGCGACGATCTGACGTGGGACGACGGGGACGAGTGGACGACAGATGACTTGGACGTCCAACTTCAACTGGCCGAGATGACCGGCAGTTCGCTGTGGGGGTATCTCGACGACTACGAGATCGTCGACAAGAAGACCGCCCGCCTGCACCTCTCCGGGCCGACGAACTCACAGATCATCAAGTTCGAACTCACGAACTTCTTCGTGGACACGAAGATGGATACCCACGAGCAGTGGCTCGACAAGGACGTATCGGAGTTCCTCCGGTGGGCGTGGGAGGATCCCGTCGCCAGCGGGATGTTCTCGTTCGTGAGCAAGGACCAACAGGCGTTCGAGTTCGAGCCGAACCCGGAGTTCTACAACGCCGACAACGTCAACATAGAGACGCTCCTGATCGAGAGCTACGGGGGGAACACCGCGCAGCACCAGGCGCTGATGACGGGGACGGAAATCGACGCGTCGACGAGCCTGTTCGCACCGCCGGACATCGTCGAACAGTTCCCGGACCACGTCGTCGAGGTCGGGATCCCAGCCAAGTGGGGGTACGGCATCGTGTTCAACCACGACGATCCCCACTTCGGGCAGCGTGAGGTGCGACAGGCGGTCGCACACGTCATCAACCGTCAGAACCTCGTCGACAACGCCGGCAAACGGTCGAAGTTCGTGACCCCGACGCCCTGCGGCATCGCGCCGCACGATCAGGAGTACTGGCTCGACGACTGGATGGACGACTTCGAGACCTACGGCGCCGACGCCAGTCAGACGGAGGAGGCGGCCGAACTGCTCGAGTCGGTCGGCTACTCCAGGGAGAACGGCACCTGGCAGGACGGCGACGGGAACACGATCGGCGGGGAGTACTACTCGCCCGCGGGCTGGACGGACTGGACGACGATGACCAATACCGTTCGCGACCAGCTGAACGAGTTCGGGTTCGACTTCTCGGTCAGCACGAAGCCGACGAACGACTGGTTCAGTCACTACTCCGACAGCAACTTCGCGATGGGGAGTCTCTACTGGTTGCCCGGCGGCTCGCGGTCGTCGTTCCCGTACTTCCCGCTTCGCTACCAGCTGTGGGAGGAAGAGATCGGCGGCGGCCACAATTACCGAGAGAAGGCCCAGTCTGAACAGACGATCCCCGACAGGGACGGTGGGGAGATGACGCTCACCCCGCTCGACGTGGTCGACGAAATCGCGCGCCAACCCGACGACGATGCGGCGCGGCCGTACGTCCAGCAGGCGGCCTGGCACAACCACATCGAACTGCCGTTCCTCGGGCTCGTCTCCAAGTACGAGCAGTCCTGGTTGACGAACGACGAGTGGACGGTCGCCGCCGAGGACAGCCCCAACCGACAGGTGAAGTGGCCGCAGTTCTGGTGGGCCCACGAGGGCGAATTACAGTACGACGGATAG